ACTCGAGCAGGATGTCGGTTTCGCGCGGCAGCGGCGCCGCGCCGGAATGCGGCCCTGCCGGCGTGGCCACAGGCACTTGCACGTCAGGGACCGCGCCACGCGACACCCGCAGGCGGCATGGCCCGATGAAGATATCGTCCTCCGGCAGCACGGCCGCCAGACGCTCCACTCTGGCGCCGTTGAGCAGGGTTCCCGACAGCGAATCCAGGTCTTCCAGCAGCACGCCCGTCTCGACGGCGCGCAGCCACGCGTGCCTGCGCGCCACGCGCCAATGGGCAATGCGCAGCCCGCAAGGCGCCGCGCGTCCCACCAGCACCGGCGACGGCAGGCTCATCCGGCGCGGCGCGGCATCGGGAAAGTTCAGTTCAATATCCAGCACGGCATCACTCCTGGTTGTGCGGCGTACGCACGGCAGCGGCGTCCGACCATTGGGACCCGGGGCCGCGGTAGGGGTCCCACCCCGCCGCCGGGCCAGGGTCGGCGGCCAGGGACGAGGTGCCCAGACGCGGGGGGTCGGGAAACGCCGCGTCGAGCAGGTCCCGGCCGCGTCGCGCCCGCTCGGCCAGGCCGGGATCCTGCGCGGACACGATGCGCGGCGTCACGAAGATCGCCAGCTCGGTTTCGCGCAACTGATAGCGACGCGACGCAAACAAAGCCCCCAGCACAGGCACGTCCAGCAACCCTGGCAAACCGCTCACGTCCCGGCCCTGCTCGCGCGACAGAAAGCCACCGATGACCAATGTGCTGCCGGATCGGACATTGAACTCGGTGGACGCGCGGCGCATGCGCAGCGCGGGTCCGCCCGGCAGGTTCAGGCTGGTGTCCACCGAACTCGCCTCGACTTCGATCAGTGAACGGATCACGTCGTTGCGGTCAATGCGCGGCGTGATCTTGAGCGATACGCCATAGGGTTTGAACACCGTGGCGTTTCTGCCATTGGCATCCGTGGACACATAGGGCAATTCGCCGCCAGCCAGAAAGGTCGCGCTGGCGCCGCTACGCGCCAGCAGTTGGGGCTGGGCCAGCATGACCGCCTCGCCGCGCTGCGCCAGCAAGGCCAGGCGCGCCGACAGCAGCGCATTGACGCCAAAATAGCCGGCCGCGTTGGAAACAGGGCCGTTCGTGGCGACCGGCGATTCGCCGGGCCGCTCCAGACGACTCGTGGAGCCACCGTCCCAGGCCAGCCCGACATTCACCCCGCCTTGCGTCAGGCCATCCCACTTCAGGCCGAACTCACGCAGGCGCGAGGTCGGGATCTCCACGACCTGCACGTCCAGCAGCACCATGCGGTCCCAGCCGACCTGTCCCGTGAGGTCCAGCACTGACGGATAGCGCTCGGCCAGCGCGGCGATGCGGGCGCGGTCCTGGTCGGACAGATCGTCGCCTTCGATGACGATGCTGCCGCCGACGTGCATGCTCCGGGCCGACGGAATGCGCGCGAGCAGCGCCTCGACCTCGGCACGTTGGCGCGCCACGCCTGCCGGCACGACTCTGAACGCATAGGCGGTGGGCCGTCCAGCGTCCGTCCAGACATGCACCGAGGACTCGCCCTCGGCGCGGCCGAAAATGACGATTTCCTGCCCGTCGGCGTCGGCCGCGCGCAACACCTGTCCGTTGCCGACCGCCACGCGCCGCACGCCCGGATGGGACAGCACCCGGCTTTCCCCCACCTCCAGTTCCACCAGGATGGTCTGCGCCTGAACGCCCGCCAGGCAGCCACACAGACCCAGCATGGCGGCCAGCCGATAACGGTTCAGCGCCATGTCGCCCCCCCGTCTGCCCCGACGCCGTATCCGTCGCCCGCACCGCGCGGCGCCCGGCCGTCCAGCCGGTCTCCGTAGAGGATGACAACGCCGCCCGCCGGAGGGAGTTCGGCGGGCATGCGCTGCAAGGCGGCCGGATCGGCCTGATCCTCGTCGCGCACGGCCACCGCGTCGTCCCGGTGACGCAGCATGGCCGTCAGGATGCCTCCCTGTCGGGCAGCGACGAAGCGCAGGGCATCCTCGGGGCGGACCGCCAGCATGGCGTTCGCCGTGTCCGGCGCGCCATCGTCGGCCGGCGCGCCGACGGACAGGACCCGGGCCGCCAACAGCACCGGAGCGGCGTTGCGCTTGCCGTCGTGGACAAAGGATGCGTAGACGTCGACGCTGTCGCCCACGCGCAGCCGGCCAGCCAACGGCCCGAGATCGGCAACGGTCACATTCAAGGCGCGCATTCCTGCTGGCAATGCAAGCTGCGCCGCAGGCGCCGTCGACGCCTGCCCGGCGGGTTGGCCCAGCAGATGTGCCGGCAGGATAATCTCGCCCGCATCGATATCCGCTGACAGCACCGCGCCCAGCAATGCTTGCGCCGCCAGCGGATCCAGGCTGGCACGGGGCGCCCAGGCCGCGGGAACCTGCCGTCGCTGCAGGTGCGATTCGTCCAGCCGCGTGCCCGCCGCCAGGTCCTCGGCCGCCACCAGTCGTTCGACAACGGGCGCGTTGGCCGCCACCGGCTCGGGCTCGA
The Achromobacter sp. AONIH1 DNA segment above includes these coding regions:
- the cpaB gene encoding Flp pilus assembly protein CpaB — protein: MKTLLMRAWRRFGAYGLALAAALATAWAVREHVGQVEPEPVAANAPVVERLVAAEDLAAGTRLDESHLQRRQVPAAWAPRASLDPLAAQALLGAVLSADIDAGEIILPAHLLGQPAGQASTAPAAQLALPAGMRALNVTVADLGPLAGRLRVGDSVDVYASFVHDGKRNAAPVLLAARVLSVGAPADDGAPDTANAMLAVRPEDALRFVAARQGGILTAMLRHRDDAVAVRDEDQADPAALQRMPAELPPAGGVVILYGDRLDGRAPRGAGDGYGVGADGGATWR
- a CDS encoding pilus assembly protein N-terminal domain-containing protein, encoding MALNRYRLAAMLGLCGCLAGVQAQTILVELEVGESRVLSHPGVRRVAVGNGQVLRAADADGQEIVIFGRAEGESSVHVWTDAGRPTAYAFRVVPAGVARQRAEVEALLARIPSARSMHVGGSIVIEGDDLSDQDRARIAALAERYPSVLDLTGQVGWDRMVLLDVQVVEIPTSRLREFGLKWDGLTQGGVNVGLAWDGGSTSRLERPGESPVATNGPVSNAAGYFGVNALLSARLALLAQRGEAVMLAQPQLLARSGASATFLAGGELPYVSTDANGRNATVFKPYGVSLKITPRIDRNDVIRSLIEVEASSVDTSLNLPGGPALRMRRASTEFNVRSGSTLVIGGFLSREQGRDVSGLPGLLDVPVLGALFASRRYQLRETELAIFVTPRIVSAQDPGLAERARRGRDLLDAAFPDPPRLGTSSLAADPGPAAGWDPYRGPGSQWSDAAAVRTPHNQE